A single window of Rubripirellula lacrimiformis DNA harbors:
- a CDS encoding ShlB/FhaC/HecB family hemolysin secretion/activation protein: protein MLRTILRVAIATGVAGLVCFFSAGALHAQNYEAYKPLKLPVRPGQIPEVDAKSDLPPRVEDDRVLVETLDAVVIVDQSDKIDQSAAVDSLVGIHYDFDEPDSLVYKHAVQAIVQQAIGQPITLRRINSLSREIIQHYQRCKQPIVDVVIPEQRITGGTLYLVVTETRIGRVMVRSGQHFDCKPTAKWIQQSRRGNRLYEPHIENDLFWMNQNPFRRVSVDFQKGDAAGTTDVIYETEDMFPLRGYMGIDDSGVSTLNYGRFFAGFQYGNFLGRGGILGYQFTTDEEFKLLHAHSVSLDQPLNRDYALQAYGSWAGVVPMLSSGFAQDGESYQFGGQLIRHLSRDRFHSRNLSAGFDFKSTNNNLEFDGTQVSGSVADLFQLRFGYDSFQRIDRDQYRLFRADMFIGPGGGMSGSHSAAAFHTIRPGTSPDYVYGRMRYERADVVRDAWSLTTRLTGQASSERLLFSETLGLGGYDTIRGADSRAYNADHGWIANFELGPKTYRYGTAQNQRTLRTYGFVDMGNGYLDQPLAGEDAYTFALSTGVGMRFQVSDRIIARFDYGFGIEEIDGIGRSDRGHFGVTWIPGRRL from the coding sequence ATGCTTCGGACGATTTTGCGGGTTGCAATTGCGACCGGTGTGGCAGGTCTCGTGTGCTTTTTCAGTGCGGGGGCCCTGCATGCGCAAAACTACGAGGCATACAAACCTCTGAAGCTGCCCGTCCGGCCCGGTCAGATTCCGGAAGTCGATGCCAAGTCAGACTTGCCCCCCCGCGTAGAAGATGATCGCGTGTTGGTGGAAACACTCGACGCGGTCGTGATCGTAGATCAGAGCGACAAGATCGATCAATCGGCGGCGGTCGATTCGCTGGTCGGCATCCACTATGACTTCGACGAACCAGATTCGTTGGTCTATAAGCACGCCGTGCAGGCGATTGTGCAGCAAGCGATCGGGCAACCGATCACGCTGCGGCGGATCAACTCGCTGTCACGCGAAATCATCCAGCATTACCAGCGGTGCAAGCAGCCGATCGTTGATGTCGTCATTCCCGAGCAACGCATCACGGGCGGGACGCTGTATCTTGTCGTGACCGAAACCCGCATTGGTCGCGTGATGGTTCGCAGCGGACAGCATTTCGACTGCAAGCCTACTGCAAAATGGATTCAGCAGTCGCGTCGTGGCAATCGACTGTACGAACCGCACATCGAAAACGACCTGTTCTGGATGAACCAGAACCCGTTCCGGCGAGTCAGTGTCGACTTTCAGAAAGGTGACGCTGCGGGGACGACGGACGTGATCTACGAGACCGAAGACATGTTTCCGTTACGCGGTTACATGGGCATCGATGATAGCGGCGTGTCCACGCTGAACTACGGTCGGTTTTTTGCTGGTTTCCAGTACGGGAATTTCCTCGGACGTGGCGGCATCTTGGGGTATCAGTTCACGACGGACGAAGAGTTCAAATTGCTGCATGCCCACTCCGTCAGTTTGGATCAACCGCTCAACCGAGACTACGCGCTGCAGGCGTACGGCAGTTGGGCCGGCGTCGTACCGATGCTGTCCAGCGGGTTCGCCCAGGACGGTGAAAGTTATCAATTCGGTGGTCAACTGATTCGGCATCTCTCGCGAGACCGGTTCCACAGCCGAAACCTCAGTGCGGGATTCGATTTCAAGTCAACGAACAACAACTTGGAATTCGACGGTACCCAGGTCAGTGGCTCCGTCGCCGATCTGTTCCAACTTCGCTTTGGATACGACAGTTTCCAACGCATCGACAGGGATCAATACCGGCTGTTCCGAGCCGACATGTTCATCGGACCGGGTGGTGGCATGTCGGGCAGCCACTCGGCAGCCGCCTTTCATACGATTCGCCCCGGCACTTCGCCCGACTACGTCTATGGGCGGATGCGATACGAACGCGCCGACGTCGTGCGAGACGCTTGGTCGCTGACGACGCGATTGACCGGGCAGGCATCATCGGAACGACTGCTGTTCAGCGAAACGCTTGGTCTAGGTGGCTACGACACCATTCGAGGCGCCGACAGTCGAGCGTACAACGCGGATCACGGTTGGATTGCGAATTTCGAACTTGGCCCCAAGACCTATCGGTACGGCACCGCACAAAACCAACGAACGCTGCGAACTTACGGGTTCGTCGATATGGGCAACGGTTACCTCGATCAGCCTCTTGCCGGCGAAGACGCTTACACGTTCGCTCTCAGCACTGGCGTTGGGATGCGATTCCAGGTCAGCGATCGTATCATCGCCCGGTTCGACTATGGATTCGGAATCGAGGAGATCGATGGAATTGGCCGAAGTGACCGTGGCCACTTTGGCGTCACATGGATCCCTGGCCGCCGACTCTAA
- a CDS encoding HugZ family pyridoxamine 5'-phosphate oxidase — MASPRKHAYTTEPQDPNPAAETTFAERARTMLSLNQVGVISTQSEKCKGFPFGSTMPYALDASGRPLFLISAMAMHTKNLRVDPRASLFVTDPTAHLDPLGAGRLTLVGSAEPVPDDELDDARAAYLSRHPNASYYVDFADFSFWRLNPLDLYFVGGFGVMGWVQGEDFQSAVADPLAEAATGILQHMNDDHAAAMLDIARAEKDIVASEAKMTAVDRLGFHLRLQTPERIQSVRIGFPHEVKSAEECHQVLVAMVKQARANETPER; from the coding sequence ATGGCTTCGCCGCGAAAACACGCTTACACAACCGAACCACAGGATCCCAATCCAGCTGCCGAGACGACGTTTGCCGAGCGTGCTCGAACGATGCTGTCGCTGAATCAAGTCGGTGTCATCTCCACTCAATCGGAAAAGTGCAAAGGGTTTCCGTTCGGTTCGACGATGCCGTACGCGTTGGATGCAAGCGGGCGGCCGCTGTTCCTGATCAGCGCGATGGCGATGCACACCAAGAACCTCCGTGTGGATCCTCGTGCGTCGCTGTTTGTCACCGACCCAACAGCGCATCTTGACCCGCTGGGTGCCGGCCGGTTAACGCTGGTCGGCAGCGCCGAACCAGTGCCCGATGACGAACTGGACGATGCACGTGCGGCGTATTTAAGCCGCCATCCGAACGCCAGCTACTATGTCGACTTTGCCGATTTCTCGTTTTGGCGGCTCAATCCCTTGGACCTCTATTTTGTCGGAGGCTTTGGGGTGATGGGCTGGGTACAGGGCGAAGATTTCCAGAGCGCGGTTGCCGACCCATTGGCCGAAGCCGCCACGGGTATCTTGCAACACATGAATGACGACCATGCCGCTGCGATGCTGGATATCGCTCGCGCGGAGAAAGACATCGTCGCCTCGGAAGCAAAGATGACGGCGGTGGACCGGCTCGGTTTTCATTTGCGGCTTCAAACGCCAGAACGCATTCAATCGGTTCGTATCGGATTCCCCCACGAGGTCAAGAGTGCCGAAGAATGCCACCAAGTTCTTGTTGCGATGGTAAAGCAGGCTCGCGCCAATGAAACACCCGAACGCTAA
- a CDS encoding endonuclease/exonuclease/phosphatase family protein, with product MMNHDDDGNHRNWLWYAVLVWCAVLYATALGPLLPVNWWWIRIGDYPRLQLLFVYTVTLLILALYRRRWLTKWLMGMMLVGCLIQVYWIFPYLPFAPESVQSARSDDPAKRLRIVSMNVLQENENAQAVIDIVRRQQPDLLVLCEVNDRWMDDLESLDDQFAFVKKHPLENKYGIALYTNLEVLSCRVRGLVKDDIPSIDASVRLRNGQPVRVFAIHPNPPRPGESTAKRDAELVLVGREVADDQSAIVLGDMNDVGWSRTTDLFQEVSGMLDPREGRGFFSTFDATSWFMRYPLDYLFHSDDFRVVQLQTLEPIGSDHFPLMIELSHEPDARRTQEAPELDAGDKADADQAVEAAK from the coding sequence ATGATGAACCATGATGACGATGGCAACCATCGCAATTGGCTTTGGTACGCCGTGCTGGTTTGGTGTGCGGTGTTGTACGCCACCGCACTAGGCCCGCTTCTGCCGGTCAATTGGTGGTGGATTCGAATCGGCGACTATCCGCGTCTGCAATTGCTGTTCGTGTACACCGTCACGCTGTTGATCTTGGCGCTTTACCGTCGACGGTGGCTGACTAAATGGTTGATGGGGATGATGTTGGTTGGTTGCCTGATTCAGGTTTACTGGATCTTTCCCTATCTGCCCTTCGCTCCCGAAAGCGTGCAGTCGGCGCGATCAGATGATCCAGCGAAACGGCTGCGGATCGTGTCGATGAACGTGCTGCAGGAAAACGAGAACGCGCAGGCGGTGATCGATATCGTGCGGCGACAGCAACCGGATTTGTTGGTGTTGTGCGAGGTGAATGATCGCTGGATGGATGATCTGGAATCGTTGGACGATCAATTTGCGTTCGTCAAGAAACACCCGTTGGAAAACAAATACGGAATCGCACTGTACACCAACCTGGAAGTCCTCTCGTGCCGCGTTCGCGGGTTGGTGAAGGACGACATCCCGTCGATCGACGCATCCGTCCGGCTGCGAAATGGCCAGCCCGTGCGAGTGTTTGCGATCCACCCCAACCCTCCGCGTCCCGGCGAAAGCACCGCCAAACGGGACGCCGAATTGGTGCTGGTCGGCCGCGAGGTGGCTGACGACCAGTCCGCGATCGTGTTGGGCGACATGAACGATGTCGGCTGGTCGCGGACAACGGATTTGTTTCAGGAGGTCAGCGGCATGTTGGATCCGCGGGAAGGACGCGGCTTCTTCTCTACCTTCGATGCGACATCTTGGTTCATGCGGTATCCGCTGGACTATCTTTTTCACTCCGACGATTTCCGTGTCGTCCAATTGCAAACCTTGGAACCCATCGGTTCGGACCATTTTCCGTTGATGATTGAATTGAGTCACGAACCCGATGCCCGACGGACGCAAGAGGCACCCGAATTGGACGCAGGCGACAAGGCCGACGCGGACCAAGCCGTCGAAGCAGCCAAGTAG